Proteins from one Hyperolius riggenbachi isolate aHypRig1 chromosome 4, aHypRig1.pri, whole genome shotgun sequence genomic window:
- the POLR3F gene encoding DNA-directed RNA polymerase III subunit RPC6, which produces MSEVKVKQEGGEAAEIENRIIELCQQFPHGITDQVIQNEMPHIEAKQRAMAINRLLSVGQLDLLRSGAGLLYRLKDAQAAGKIKGSDNQEKLVYQIIEDAGNKGIWSRDIRYKSNLPLTEINKILKNMESKKLIKAVKSVAASKKKVYMLYNVQPDRSVTGGAWYSDQDFESEFVEVLNQQCFKFLQTKAEAARDTKQSPMIQRNSSFASSHEVWKYICELGISKVELSMEDIETILNTLIYDGKVEMTIIAAKEGTVGSVDGQMKLFRGVNPIIQPAGLVRTPCGLCPVFDDCHEGGDISPSTCVYMSEWLEF; this is translated from the exons ATGTCTGAGGTGAAAGTAAAGCAGGAGGGCGGGGAGGCAGCAGAAATAGAGAACAG gATTATAGAGCTGTGTCAACAGTTTCCCCATGGAATCACAGACCAAGTTATCCAGAATGAGATGCCACACATTGAAGCAAAGCAGAGGGCAATGGCAATCAACCGTCTGCTGTCAGTG GGTCAGCTGGATCTCCTGAGAAGTGGGGCAGGCCTTTTGTACAGGCTGAAAGATGCACAGGCTGCTGG TAAAATAAAAGGATCTGACAACCAGGAAAAGTTGGTTTACCAGATCATTGAGGATGCAGGCAATAAAG GAATATGGAGCAGAGACATCCGATACAAAAGTAATCTTCCTCTTACGGAGATCAATAAGATTCTGAAGAATATGGAAAGCAAGAAGCTCATTAAAGCAGTCAAGTCTGTAGCG GCTTCAAAGAAGAAAGTTTACATGCTGTATAACGTGCAGCCAGACCGCTCGGTGACAGGAGGGGCGTGGTACAGTGACCAGGACTTTGAGTCGGAATTCGTAGAAGTATTAAACCAACAGTGTTTTAAATTTCTACAGACAAAG GCAGAAGCAGCAAGGGACACTAAGCAAAGCCCAATGATCCAGAGAAACAGTTCCTTTGCTTCATCCCATGAAGTCTGGAAATACATCTGTGAACTTGGCATTAGCAAG GTTGAATTGTCCATGGAAGACATAGAAACTATTCTGAACACTCTGATTTATGATGGGAAGGTAGAAATGACCATAATTGCAGCTAAAGAAGGGACAGTGGGCAGTGTGGATGGACAAATGAAGCTTTTCAGAGGGGTGAACCCAATAATACAGCCAGCTGGATTAGTGCGAACACCATGTGGCCTCTGTCCG